In a single window of the Rhopalosiphum padi isolate XX-2018 chromosome 1, ASM2088224v1, whole genome shotgun sequence genome:
- the LOC132918025 gene encoding uncharacterized protein LOC132918025 isoform X2, which produces MHVLMCLILLIVAKVNCGWKAATPSIHSSRVGSTTEGFTSSCAVVEEGVPVCQDPIETNKYFHKLSAMQTPFLDNWFDGIRDDRKSTAGGNSRPLGWWWRFISELKRNLEKKDQVSSTKMTAVRSDAFLVPETIVTYSIKGCSPTIVPFDLSACSNLPPDASQHVSTTRVIYYVPPSSRIDRYDQSDFDQ; this is translated from the exons ATGCATGTGTTGATGTGCCTAATACTATTAATAGTGGCAAAAGTCAACTGTGGGTGGAAAGCTGCTACGCCGTCAATACACAGTAGCCGCGTGGGATCGACTACAGAAGGTTTTACCAGTTCTTGCGCTGTAGTCGAAGAAGGCGTTCCAGTGTGCCAAGATCCCATTGAGACTAACAAGTATTTCCACAAGCT GTCCGCGATGCAAACGCCGTTCCTCGATAACTGGTTCGACGGAATTCGTGACGACCGGAAATCAACGGCGGGAGGTAATAGTCGACCTTTAGGCTGGTGGTGGCGTTTCATCAGTGAACTAAAACGGAATCTCGAGAAAAAAGACCAAGTTTCGTCGACGAAGATGACTGCAGTTCGGAGCGACGCGTTCCTGGTACCGGAAACAATCGTCACGTACTCGATTAAGGGTTGCAGCCCCACTATAGTACCGTTCGATTTGTCGGCTTGCAGCAACTTACCACCGGATGCGTCGCAGCATGTCAGCACCACCCGAGTAATCTACTACGTGCCACCGTCTTCCCGGATCGACAGATATGACCAATCCGACTTTGACCAATGA
- the LOC132918025 gene encoding uncharacterized protein LOC132918025 isoform X1: MLKLVMHVLMCLILLIVAKVNCGWKAATPSIHSSRVGSTTEGFTSSCAVVEEGVPVCQDPIETNKYFHKLSAMQTPFLDNWFDGIRDDRKSTAGGNSRPLGWWWRFISELKRNLEKKDQVSSTKMTAVRSDAFLVPETIVTYSIKGCSPTIVPFDLSACSNLPPDASQHVSTTRVIYYVPPSSRIDRYDQSDFDQ; encoded by the exons ATGTTGAA ACTTGTAATGCATGTGTTGATGTGCCTAATACTATTAATAGTGGCAAAAGTCAACTGTGGGTGGAAAGCTGCTACGCCGTCAATACACAGTAGCCGCGTGGGATCGACTACAGAAGGTTTTACCAGTTCTTGCGCTGTAGTCGAAGAAGGCGTTCCAGTGTGCCAAGATCCCATTGAGACTAACAAGTATTTCCACAAGCT GTCCGCGATGCAAACGCCGTTCCTCGATAACTGGTTCGACGGAATTCGTGACGACCGGAAATCAACGGCGGGAGGTAATAGTCGACCTTTAGGCTGGTGGTGGCGTTTCATCAGTGAACTAAAACGGAATCTCGAGAAAAAAGACCAAGTTTCGTCGACGAAGATGACTGCAGTTCGGAGCGACGCGTTCCTGGTACCGGAAACAATCGTCACGTACTCGATTAAGGGTTGCAGCCCCACTATAGTACCGTTCGATTTGTCGGCTTGCAGCAACTTACCACCGGATGCGTCGCAGCATGTCAGCACCACCCGAGTAATCTACTACGTGCCACCGTCTTCCCGGATCGACAGATATGACCAATCCGACTTTGACCAATGA